A DNA window from Bubalus bubalis isolate 160015118507 breed Murrah chromosome 20, NDDB_SH_1, whole genome shotgun sequence contains the following coding sequences:
- the ZNF710 gene encoding zinc finger protein 710 isoform X2, which translates to MPPKDGLSRKHSDALLASRHGMEGFMDSGTQTDAVVVLSLAQAAVLGLVSENELFGATISAEAFYPDLGPELSGAAIGEARPPGPDVYQLACHGRALEEPAEEEVLEVEAAFEKHTRRKTRPPVRLVPKVKFEKVEEEEEVYEVSVPGGDDKDAGPAEAPAEAAGGGCEALVQSSAVKMIDLSVFSRKPRTLRHLPRAPRPELDVAPFDPHFPDPARDAFAEPSMALPRPEALPVECSFEPPHLPPLSDPEPPTMESPEPVKPEQGFVWQEVGEFEADAAGSTVERHKKAQLDRLDINVQIDDSYLVEAGDRQKRWQCRMCEKSYTSKYNLVTHILGHNGIKPHSCPHCSKLFKQPSHLQTHLLTHQGTRPHKCQVCQKAFTQTSHLKRHMLLHSEVKPYSCHFCGRGFAYPSELKAHEVKHESGRCHVCVECGLDFSTLTQLKRHLASHQGPTLYQCLECDKSFHYRSQLQNHMLKHQNVRPFVCTECGMEFSQIHHLKQHSLTHKGVKEFKCEVCGREFTLQANMKRHMLIHTSVRPYQCHICFKTFVQKQTLKTHMIVHSPVKPFKCKVCGKSFNRMYNLLGHMHLHAGSKPFKCPYCSSKFNLKGNLSRHMKVKHGVMDIGLDSQDPMMELTGTDPSELDSQQEMEDFEENAYAYAGVDGSAEASVLSEQAMKEMAYYNVL; encoded by the exons ATGCCCCCGAAGGATGGTTTATCCAGGAAACACAG CGATGCCCTCCTAGCCAGCCGCCACGGGATGGAGGGCTTCATGGACTCAGGGACACAGACTGATGCCGTGGTGGTGCTGTCTTTGGCTCAGGCCGCCGTGCTGGGCCTGGTCTCGGAAAATGAGCTCTTTGGAGCCACCATAAGCGCCGAAGCCTTCTACCCGGACCTGGGGCCGGAGCTGTCCGGGGCAGCCATAGGGGAGGCCCGGCCCCCGGGCCCGGACGTCTACCAGCTGGCCTGCCACGGGCGGGCCCTGGAGGAGCCGGCTGAGGAGGAGGTGCTGGAGGTGGAGGCGGCCTTCGAGAAGCACACCCGGCGGAAGACGCGGCCGCCTGTGCGCCTGGTGCCCAAGGTCAAGTTTgagaaggtggaggaggaggaggaggtctaCGAGGTGTCAGTGCCCGGCGGCGACGACAAGGATGCCGGCCCAGCAGAGGCCCCAGCCGAGGCGGCCGGCGGCGGCTGCGAGGCCCTGGTGCAGAGCAGCGCGGTCAAGATGATCGACCTCAGCGTCTTCAGCCGCAAGCCCCGGACGCTGCGACACCTGCCCCGCGCCCCGCGGCCGGAGCTGGACGTAGCCCCCTTCGACCCCCACTTCCCCGACCCGGCCCGGGACGCCTTCGCCGAGCCCAGCATGGCGCTACCCAGGCCAGAGGCCCTGCCCGTGGAGTGCAGCTTCGAGCCGCCGCACCTGCCCCCGCTGAGCGACCCCGAGCCCCCCACCATGGAGTCCCCGGAGCCCGTGAAGCCGGAGCAGGGCTTCGTGTGGCAGGAGGTGGGCGAGTTCGAAGCGGACGCAGCCGGCTCGACGGTGGAGCGCCACAAGAAGGCCCAGCTGGACCGGCTGGACATCAACGTGCAGATTGACGACTCGTACCTGGTGGAGGCCGGCGACCGGCAGAAGCGCTGGCAGTGTCGCATGTGCGAGAAGTCCTACACGTCCAAGTACAACCTGGTGACGCACATCCTGGGCCACAACGGCATCAAGCCGCATTCCTGCCCGCACTGCAGCAAGCTCTTCAAGCAGCCCAGCCACCTGCAGACGCACCTGCTGACACACCAGGGCACCCGGCCACACAAGTGCCAGGTGTGCCAGAAGGCCTTCACGCAGACCAGCCACCTCAAGCGCCACATGCTGCTGCACTCGGAGGTCAAGCCCTACAGCTGCCACTTCTGTGGCCGCGGCTTCGCCTACCCCAGCGAGCTCAAGGCCCACGAGGTGAAGCACGAGAGCGGCCGCTGCCACGTGTGCGTCGAGTGCGGCCTGGACTTCTCTACGCTGACGCAGCTCAAGCGCCACCTGGCCTCCCACCAAGGCCCCACCCTCTACCAGTGCCTGGAGTGCGACAAGTCCTTCCACTACCGCAGCCAGCTGCAGAATCACATGCTCAAGCACCAGAACGTGCGGCCCTTCGTGTGCACCGAGTGCGGCATGGAATTCAGCCAGATCCACCACCTCAAGCAGCATTCGCTCACCCATAAG gGCGTGAAGGAGTTCAAGTGCGAGGTGTGCGGCCGGGAGTTCACCCTGCAGGCTAACATGAAGCGGCACATGCTGATCCACACCAGCGTCCGGCCCTACCAGTGTCACATCTGTTTCAAGACCTTCGTGCAGAAGCAGACCCTCAAGACCCACATGATCGTCCACTCGCCCGTGAAGCCGTTCAAATGCAAG GTGTGCGGGAAGTCCTTCAACCGCATGTACAACCTGCTGGGCCACATGCACCTTCACGCGGGTAGCAAACCCTTCAAGTGCCCCTACTGCTCCAGCAAGTTCAACCTCAAGGGCAACCTGAGCCGGCACATGAAGGTCAAGCACGGCGTCATGGACATCGGCCTGGACAGCCAAG ACCCCATGATGGAGCTGACGGGCACGGACCCCTCTGAGCTTGACAGCCAGCAGGAAATGGAGGACTTCGAGGAGAACGCCTACGCCTACGCGGGTGTGGATGGCAGCGCCGAGGCCAGCGTCCTCTCCGAACAGGCCATGAAAGAGATGGCCTACTACAACGTGCTATAG
- the ZNF710 gene encoding zinc finger protein 710 isoform X3, protein MEGFMDSGTQTDAVVVLSLAQAAVLGLVSENELFGATISAEAFYPDLGPELSGAAIGEARPPGPDVYQLACHGRALEEPAEEEVLEVEAAFEKHTRRKTRPPVRLVPKVKFEKVEEEEEVYEVSVPGGDDKDAGPAEAPAEAAGGGCEALVQSSAVKMIDLSVFSRKPRTLRHLPRAPRPELDVAPFDPHFPDPARDAFAEPSMALPRPEALPVECSFEPPHLPPLSDPEPPTMESPEPVKPEQGFVWQEVGEFEADAAGSTVERHKKAQLDRLDINVQIDDSYLVEAGDRQKRWQCRMCEKSYTSKYNLVTHILGHNGIKPHSCPHCSKLFKQPSHLQTHLLTHQGTRPHKCQVCQKAFTQTSHLKRHMLLHSEVKPYSCHFCGRGFAYPSELKAHEVKHESGRCHVCVECGLDFSTLTQLKRHLASHQGPTLYQCLECDKSFHYRSQLQNHMLKHQNVRPFVCTECGMEFSQIHHLKQHSLTHKGVKEFKCEVCGREFTLQANMKRHMLIHTSVRPYQCHICFKTFVQKQTLKTHMIVHSPVKPFKCKVCGKSFNRMYNLLGHMHLHAGSKPFKCPYCSSKFNLKGNLSRHMKVKHGVMDIGLDSQGGWATRRGRSRSGPVMAHSGASCPVRGAGRLARPETSLGWAQVWRGGSPEGHQRDNDGTFMYSPKDLRGLT, encoded by the exons ATGGAGGGCTTCATGGACTCAGGGACACAGACTGATGCCGTGGTGGTGCTGTCTTTGGCTCAGGCCGCCGTGCTGGGCCTGGTCTCGGAAAATGAGCTCTTTGGAGCCACCATAAGCGCCGAAGCCTTCTACCCGGACCTGGGGCCGGAGCTGTCCGGGGCAGCCATAGGGGAGGCCCGGCCCCCGGGCCCGGACGTCTACCAGCTGGCCTGCCACGGGCGGGCCCTGGAGGAGCCGGCTGAGGAGGAGGTGCTGGAGGTGGAGGCGGCCTTCGAGAAGCACACCCGGCGGAAGACGCGGCCGCCTGTGCGCCTGGTGCCCAAGGTCAAGTTTgagaaggtggaggaggaggaggaggtctaCGAGGTGTCAGTGCCCGGCGGCGACGACAAGGATGCCGGCCCAGCAGAGGCCCCAGCCGAGGCGGCCGGCGGCGGCTGCGAGGCCCTGGTGCAGAGCAGCGCGGTCAAGATGATCGACCTCAGCGTCTTCAGCCGCAAGCCCCGGACGCTGCGACACCTGCCCCGCGCCCCGCGGCCGGAGCTGGACGTAGCCCCCTTCGACCCCCACTTCCCCGACCCGGCCCGGGACGCCTTCGCCGAGCCCAGCATGGCGCTACCCAGGCCAGAGGCCCTGCCCGTGGAGTGCAGCTTCGAGCCGCCGCACCTGCCCCCGCTGAGCGACCCCGAGCCCCCCACCATGGAGTCCCCGGAGCCCGTGAAGCCGGAGCAGGGCTTCGTGTGGCAGGAGGTGGGCGAGTTCGAAGCGGACGCAGCCGGCTCGACGGTGGAGCGCCACAAGAAGGCCCAGCTGGACCGGCTGGACATCAACGTGCAGATTGACGACTCGTACCTGGTGGAGGCCGGCGACCGGCAGAAGCGCTGGCAGTGTCGCATGTGCGAGAAGTCCTACACGTCCAAGTACAACCTGGTGACGCACATCCTGGGCCACAACGGCATCAAGCCGCATTCCTGCCCGCACTGCAGCAAGCTCTTCAAGCAGCCCAGCCACCTGCAGACGCACCTGCTGACACACCAGGGCACCCGGCCACACAAGTGCCAGGTGTGCCAGAAGGCCTTCACGCAGACCAGCCACCTCAAGCGCCACATGCTGCTGCACTCGGAGGTCAAGCCCTACAGCTGCCACTTCTGTGGCCGCGGCTTCGCCTACCCCAGCGAGCTCAAGGCCCACGAGGTGAAGCACGAGAGCGGCCGCTGCCACGTGTGCGTCGAGTGCGGCCTGGACTTCTCTACGCTGACGCAGCTCAAGCGCCACCTGGCCTCCCACCAAGGCCCCACCCTCTACCAGTGCCTGGAGTGCGACAAGTCCTTCCACTACCGCAGCCAGCTGCAGAATCACATGCTCAAGCACCAGAACGTGCGGCCCTTCGTGTGCACCGAGTGCGGCATGGAATTCAGCCAGATCCACCACCTCAAGCAGCATTCGCTCACCCATAAG gGCGTGAAGGAGTTCAAGTGCGAGGTGTGCGGCCGGGAGTTCACCCTGCAGGCTAACATGAAGCGGCACATGCTGATCCACACCAGCGTCCGGCCCTACCAGTGTCACATCTGTTTCAAGACCTTCGTGCAGAAGCAGACCCTCAAGACCCACATGATCGTCCACTCGCCCGTGAAGCCGTTCAAATGCAAG GTGTGCGGGAAGTCCTTCAACCGCATGTACAACCTGCTGGGCCACATGCACCTTCACGCGGGTAGCAAACCCTTCAAGTGCCCCTACTGCTCCAGCAAGTTCAACCTCAAGGGCAACCTGAGCCGGCACATGAAGGTCAAGCACGGCGTCATGGACATCGGCCTGGACAGCCAAGGTGGGTGGGCCACACGCCGAGGACGGAGCAGGAGCGGTCCTGTCATGGCGCACTCAGGAGCCTCCTGTCCAGTGAGGGGAGCGGGGAGGCTGGCCAGGCCTGAGACCTCACTGGGGTGGGCTCAGGTCTGGAGAGGGGGCTCCCCGGAGGGCCATCAGCGTGATAACGATGGGACATTTATGTATTCTCCAAAGGACTTACGTGGGCTCacataa
- the ZNF710 gene encoding zinc finger protein 710 isoform X1, translating to MPPKDGLSRKHSDALLASRHGMEGFMDSGTQTDAVVVLSLAQAAVLGLVSENELFGATISAEAFYPDLGPELSGAAIGEARPPGPDVYQLACHGRALEEPAEEEVLEVEAAFEKHTRRKTRPPVRLVPKVKFEKVEEEEEVYEVSVPGGDDKDAGPAEAPAEAAGGGCEALVQSSAVKMIDLSVFSRKPRTLRHLPRAPRPELDVAPFDPHFPDPARDAFAEPSMALPRPEALPVECSFEPPHLPPLSDPEPPTMESPEPVKPEQGFVWQEVGEFEADAAGSTVERHKKAQLDRLDINVQIDDSYLVEAGDRQKRWQCRMCEKSYTSKYNLVTHILGHNGIKPHSCPHCSKLFKQPSHLQTHLLTHQGTRPHKCQVCQKAFTQTSHLKRHMLLHSEVKPYSCHFCGRGFAYPSELKAHEVKHESGRCHVCVECGLDFSTLTQLKRHLASHQGPTLYQCLECDKSFHYRSQLQNHMLKHQNVRPFVCTECGMEFSQIHHLKQHSLTHKGVKEFKCEVCGREFTLQANMKRHMLIHTSVRPYQCHICFKTFVQKQTLKTHMIVHSPVKPFKCKVCGKSFNRMYNLLGHMHLHAGSKPFKCPYCSSKFNLKGNLSRHMKVKHGVMDIGLDSQGGWATRRGRSRSGPVMAHSGASCPVRGAGRLARPETSLGWAQVWRGGSPEGHQRDNDGTFMYSPKDLRGLT from the exons ATGCCCCCGAAGGATGGTTTATCCAGGAAACACAG CGATGCCCTCCTAGCCAGCCGCCACGGGATGGAGGGCTTCATGGACTCAGGGACACAGACTGATGCCGTGGTGGTGCTGTCTTTGGCTCAGGCCGCCGTGCTGGGCCTGGTCTCGGAAAATGAGCTCTTTGGAGCCACCATAAGCGCCGAAGCCTTCTACCCGGACCTGGGGCCGGAGCTGTCCGGGGCAGCCATAGGGGAGGCCCGGCCCCCGGGCCCGGACGTCTACCAGCTGGCCTGCCACGGGCGGGCCCTGGAGGAGCCGGCTGAGGAGGAGGTGCTGGAGGTGGAGGCGGCCTTCGAGAAGCACACCCGGCGGAAGACGCGGCCGCCTGTGCGCCTGGTGCCCAAGGTCAAGTTTgagaaggtggaggaggaggaggaggtctaCGAGGTGTCAGTGCCCGGCGGCGACGACAAGGATGCCGGCCCAGCAGAGGCCCCAGCCGAGGCGGCCGGCGGCGGCTGCGAGGCCCTGGTGCAGAGCAGCGCGGTCAAGATGATCGACCTCAGCGTCTTCAGCCGCAAGCCCCGGACGCTGCGACACCTGCCCCGCGCCCCGCGGCCGGAGCTGGACGTAGCCCCCTTCGACCCCCACTTCCCCGACCCGGCCCGGGACGCCTTCGCCGAGCCCAGCATGGCGCTACCCAGGCCAGAGGCCCTGCCCGTGGAGTGCAGCTTCGAGCCGCCGCACCTGCCCCCGCTGAGCGACCCCGAGCCCCCCACCATGGAGTCCCCGGAGCCCGTGAAGCCGGAGCAGGGCTTCGTGTGGCAGGAGGTGGGCGAGTTCGAAGCGGACGCAGCCGGCTCGACGGTGGAGCGCCACAAGAAGGCCCAGCTGGACCGGCTGGACATCAACGTGCAGATTGACGACTCGTACCTGGTGGAGGCCGGCGACCGGCAGAAGCGCTGGCAGTGTCGCATGTGCGAGAAGTCCTACACGTCCAAGTACAACCTGGTGACGCACATCCTGGGCCACAACGGCATCAAGCCGCATTCCTGCCCGCACTGCAGCAAGCTCTTCAAGCAGCCCAGCCACCTGCAGACGCACCTGCTGACACACCAGGGCACCCGGCCACACAAGTGCCAGGTGTGCCAGAAGGCCTTCACGCAGACCAGCCACCTCAAGCGCCACATGCTGCTGCACTCGGAGGTCAAGCCCTACAGCTGCCACTTCTGTGGCCGCGGCTTCGCCTACCCCAGCGAGCTCAAGGCCCACGAGGTGAAGCACGAGAGCGGCCGCTGCCACGTGTGCGTCGAGTGCGGCCTGGACTTCTCTACGCTGACGCAGCTCAAGCGCCACCTGGCCTCCCACCAAGGCCCCACCCTCTACCAGTGCCTGGAGTGCGACAAGTCCTTCCACTACCGCAGCCAGCTGCAGAATCACATGCTCAAGCACCAGAACGTGCGGCCCTTCGTGTGCACCGAGTGCGGCATGGAATTCAGCCAGATCCACCACCTCAAGCAGCATTCGCTCACCCATAAG gGCGTGAAGGAGTTCAAGTGCGAGGTGTGCGGCCGGGAGTTCACCCTGCAGGCTAACATGAAGCGGCACATGCTGATCCACACCAGCGTCCGGCCCTACCAGTGTCACATCTGTTTCAAGACCTTCGTGCAGAAGCAGACCCTCAAGACCCACATGATCGTCCACTCGCCCGTGAAGCCGTTCAAATGCAAG GTGTGCGGGAAGTCCTTCAACCGCATGTACAACCTGCTGGGCCACATGCACCTTCACGCGGGTAGCAAACCCTTCAAGTGCCCCTACTGCTCCAGCAAGTTCAACCTCAAGGGCAACCTGAGCCGGCACATGAAGGTCAAGCACGGCGTCATGGACATCGGCCTGGACAGCCAAGGTGGGTGGGCCACACGCCGAGGACGGAGCAGGAGCGGTCCTGTCATGGCGCACTCAGGAGCCTCCTGTCCAGTGAGGGGAGCGGGGAGGCTGGCCAGGCCTGAGACCTCACTGGGGTGGGCTCAGGTCTGGAGAGGGGGCTCCCCGGAGGGCCATCAGCGTGATAACGATGGGACATTTATGTATTCTCCAAAGGACTTACGTGGGCTCacataa